CACGTCTTCAGACATTGCGCTGGGTTACTCAAGAGAAGATTTCGGTGCCAGCGCCATGGGCTCAAGAGATCTTAGATATTGATGCGTCATTAGCCAATCGCCTAGGTATATGGCAGATGAAGTGGGAAATGGAGGATCTTGCCTTTAGGGCGCTATCTCCAGACACCTATCGCGATATCGCCAAGATGCTTGATGCGAAACGCATTGAGCGTCAAGTCTTTATTGAGAAGATTGTCCAGCAGCTACAGGAAGAATTAAAAGCCGCACAAATCGTAGGAGAGGTGTTTGGTAGACCAAAGCACATCTATAGCATTTGGAAAAAAATGCAAGGCAAGTCATTGGACTTTGCAAACTTGTACGACGTTCGCGCATTTCGGGTTTTGGTAGACGATATAAAAACTTGCTATGCCGTTTTGGGAATTGTGCACAACATCTGGCAGCCAGTGCCACGAGAGTTTGATGATTACATTGCACGCCCAAAACCGAACGGATATCAATCGCTTCATACCGTAGTGATGAATGAGGATGGCACCGCATTCGAGATCCAGGTACGCACTCATGAAATGCATCAACAAGCTGAATATGGTTTGGCTGCTCATTGGCGCTACAAAGAAGGCGCCTATATTGGTATGGCAACACCGCCAAATCAAAATAAACCGGCTCAAGGTAACAAACCACATGTCACTCATCAGCCAGGTACGCATAGTGCAGAAGTTGCTTATGAACGCCAAATCGCTTGGGCAAGACAGCTGATTTCATGGAAAGAGGATGCATGGGATCAACTCAAACATCATGAGATTGATAACCATATTTATGTCCTCACCCCATTGGGAAAAGTGATCTCATTGGAAAAGGGGTCAACGCCAATTGATTTTGCATATGCTGTACATACCAATCTAGGCCATCGTTGTCGCGGTGCTCGTGTCGATGGTGCGATGGTGCCCTTGGAGACCGCTCTTAAGAATGGTCAAACCATTGAAATCATTGCTGTTAAAGATGGCGGTCCTTCCCGCGACTGGATTAGTCCTGATAAACATTACATCGGCTCTCAGCGTGCTCGTCAGCGGGTACGCGCTTGGTTTAATGCATTAGACGATGTGGATGTTGCTCCATCTTCAAAAGGAGTTGAAACAAAATCAGATTCTTCAGCAGAAGCAAAGTCCATTACCCCTGAAATTATTCTGCGCCATAGTAGCCGCAAGGCAGGCCAGGGCGGTGATGTATTGGTAGTGGGGGTGGACTCCTTGCTGACGCAATTGGCAAGATGTTGCCGTCCTGTACCACCTGATGCCATTGCGGGATTTGTTACGCAAGGTAGAGGGGTCTCGATTCATCGTCGCTCATGCAAAACATTCAGGGGTTTATTGGACAGGGCGCCTGAGAGGGTGATTCAAACGGCTTGGACAGCTTCAGCCGTTGATGCGGATGCTAAGGCAGATCAAAAACGCGTCTTTCCTGCGGATTTGCTGGTTTCAGGCTTGGATCGTCCTGAGCTCATGCGAGAGTTATTCGAAATACTGACTCGTCAGGGTGTGCATGTGATTGATTTGCGTAAATCCGCGAAAAAAGGCTTGGCCCAGATCCTTTTGACCGTTGAAGTCAAAGACTCTGAGGTGCTGAGAGTGGTTCAGAATAGCTTGGAAGAGCTTAAAGGGGTCACGCAAGTACGTCGCCGGTGATAAACTCTAGGGCTGTATAGGCTCGTAGCTCAGCTGGTTAGAGCACCACCTTGACATGGTGGGGGTCGTTGGTTCGAGTCCAATCGAGCCTACCAACGAATAATGACCCAAGATGCGCGGTTGCCCACAAGCTCCCGCGCTTTCTTTTTAGGTCTATGAAGTGAAACTGGAGTTCGGTTAAGAAGATGGAGTTGTCATGCCAGTAGTTACTCTGCCAGATGGATCAAAACGAGAGTTTGAGGCCCCTGTTCGCGTAGCGGATGTGGCTCAAAGCATCGGTAGTGGTCTTGCTAAAGCCGCCTTGGGTGGAATCGTTGACGGCAAGATGGTGGATACCAGTTTTGTGATTGATAAAGATAGTCAACTCGCCATCATCACAGATAAGAGTCCAGAGGCTTTAGAGATTGTGCGCCACTCAACCGCGCATTTGTTGGCATACGCCGTTAAAGAATTATTTCCAGAAGCGCAGGTAACCATTGGTCCTGTTGTCGAGAATGGTTTTTACTACGACTTCTCATATCACCGTCCATTCACTCCTGATGATTTAGTTGCGCTTGAAAAGAAGATGGTTGAGCTGGCTAAAAAAGATGAGCCAGTAGTTCGAAGTGTTTTACCTCGCGACGAAGCGGTGAAATTCTTTAAAGATCAGGGCGAGCATTACAAGGCCGAAATTATTGCCAGCATTCCTCAGGGCGAAGATGTTTCGCTTTACGCGGAAGGCAAGTTCACGGATCTATGCCGTGGCCCACACGTACCATCCACTGGTAAGTTAAAGGTATTTAAGCTCATGAAGCTTGCTGGTGCTTACTGGCGTGGCGATAGCAAGAATGAGATGCTCCAGCGTATATACGGAACCGCATGGTTGCGCAAGGAAGATCAAGACGCTTACTTGCATATGCTTGAAGAGTCTGAAAAGCGTGATCATCGCCGCTTAGGCAAGCAATTAGATTTATTCCATTTCCAGGAAGAAGCACCAGGTTTAATTTTCTGGCATCCAAAAGGTTGGTCAATCTGGCAAGAAGTTGAGCAATACATGCGTCGCGTGTATCAACAAGAAGGTTATCAAGAAGTGAAGGCCCCGCAAATTTTGGATCGCGCGCTATGGGAAAAGTCTGGCCACTGGGAAAACTATAAAGAAAACATGT
This DNA window, taken from Polynucleobacter sp. MWH-UH25E, encodes the following:
- a CDS encoding bifunctional (p)ppGpp synthetase/guanosine-3',5'-bis(diphosphate) 3'-pyrophosphohydrolase → MANAPSKPAIFVDAWYGEPSETHALGVSQILQGLNLDEATLIAANNIARTHNKEALVKLIGEESAKLLIGYRGLRQAQAKLVREDGGLSVSGQEEMLRKMLLAFGDDLRVVLIYLASRLQTLRWVTQEKISVPAPWAQEILDIDASLANRLGIWQMKWEMEDLAFRALSPDTYRDIAKMLDAKRIERQVFIEKIVQQLQEELKAAQIVGEVFGRPKHIYSIWKKMQGKSLDFANLYDVRAFRVLVDDIKTCYAVLGIVHNIWQPVPREFDDYIARPKPNGYQSLHTVVMNEDGTAFEIQVRTHEMHQQAEYGLAAHWRYKEGAYIGMATPPNQNKPAQGNKPHVTHQPGTHSAEVAYERQIAWARQLISWKEDAWDQLKHHEIDNHIYVLTPLGKVISLEKGSTPIDFAYAVHTNLGHRCRGARVDGAMVPLETALKNGQTIEIIAVKDGGPSRDWISPDKHYIGSQRARQRVRAWFNALDDVDVAPSSKGVETKSDSSAEAKSITPEIILRHSSRKAGQGGDVLVVGVDSLLTQLARCCRPVPPDAIAGFVTQGRGVSIHRRSCKTFRGLLDRAPERVIQTAWTASAVDADAKADQKRVFPADLLVSGLDRPELMRELFEILTRQGVHVIDLRKSAKKGLAQILLTVEVKDSEVLRVVQNSLEELKGVTQVRRR